catgCTAGTGAAGGACTCCTGGTGAAGCTTTACCAGGGGTTTTCTGCTAAATCTTtagctaactttctcaaaacaatcTTAtagtgggcgcagtggctcacgtctgtaatcccagcactttgggaggccgagttgggcagatcacctgagctcaggagtttgaggccagcctgaccaacatggagaaacccccttctctactaaaaaatacaaaaattatccgggcgtggtggcgcatgcctgtaatcccagctactggggaggctgaggcaggagaattgcttgaactcaggaggcagaggtggcagtgagccgagatcacgccattgcactccagcctgggcaacaagagtgaaactccatgtcaaataataataaagtcatgTTTCATCTGTAcagttcttcaaagaaatgcttcatCTTGATCCTACTTGCTGAACATTTACATTGAAGgttctgctcttgtctgcagctgatctggatTCAGTGGCTTTGGCACCCATTGAGTGGAAAGTTTgcacaactttaatttttcagtcagaattgtgtaagctgaaccaataCAGATATCTGTGGTGTCAGTTATTGTTTGTGCTGTTAATTATCAGTCTTCTTCAATTAGGTCATGAACAAGATGAATTTCGTCCTCACAAATTGATGTTAATGGTTTGCCACTGTGGGCTGTGTGGTCATcatctcatctctttttttttttttttttttgagacggagtctcgctctgtcgcccaggctggagtgcaatggcacgatctcggctcactgcaacctccgcctcccaggttcaagcaattctcctgcttcagcctccctggtgGCTGGGATTAATACAATCTGAAACGACAGGTCTCTGAAATATTTCTTAGACTGCCCTCTGGTAAAATCTGGTTACTTGCAGTTTAAGAGTCAGCAAAGCCCCTCCACGTCCTTAAGAGCCCCGGAACTGCATTTCTCAGCGCTCCTCCAGgggcctccagcttttttctgtAAGGTCAGCGCGCTCTACATTATGAGGCGGGGCAGGCAGCAGCGTGGGAACTACACTACCCAGAAGACACTGCGAGGGCACTGGCCGCGACTGTAGCCATCGGTTTAGCAGAGAGAGGACTAATGAGGTCTCAGTTGTGTGGGCGGGACTTCCGGCGGCGCCCTCATGGTTACGTTAGCATGGCTGCCTAGAGATCCGTTTACTGATTTAGGGAGTTCCAGAGCTCTGGGTCGGGACTGAGGTGACAGAGCAGAAAAACGCGAGAAGCGGTGTTCCTTCTACACAGAGGCTAAAGTGCGGATCGGCTGAGTCGGCTGCAGGCACCCCTGCCTCCGTCAGCGTCCAGGTGACCGCCGTTCCCGCCCCGCTCTTCCCTGGCTGGACCGGAGGAGGCCGCGCCGATGAACCTGACCGAGGTGCGTGCAGCGTCCCAGGCCGCCTCGCCCAACCCCTCCTCCCAGTGCTGAAGTCCCAAGGAGGGGCCCTGCAGGTTAGGCCCTTGTGTCTCTAAGAGAGGGGCGTTCTTGTGTGGGGTGCCCGGGACTGGGTCTGCCGTGCAATGAGTCGGGGGAGCTCCCGTCGGAGACCGACACGTCTCTGGGGCTTGGAGGCACTGCAGAACGGGAGGCACTGGGGAGCCCGAGCGTCGTTGTCTCCAAGGAGCAGAGGATGAGGCGGAGTCTCCCCTGGAAGGGCGGTGGAGCCGCAGAAAGCCTTAGAGGGCTGTTCAGGGAGGACGAATGGGAGGGTCACGCCCAAAGTTAGAAAGTTTAAAGTTGGGGAAAACAGGATGTTGAACGGGGGCAGGGGGACCGCCGAGGAGACCCCTTTGAGTTATGGTAGGGCTGGACCAGAGGAGTTGCAGTAGAGGGGAGATGTGATGAGATTCTGGATGGATCTCAGAGGATTTCCTGCTGCATCAAACAGCTGTGAAGGAAAGTCGGTAGTGAAGGGTGTCTTCCGTAGGTTTTGTTTTGGCctgaaaaatctgaaagaatggAATTAAAGATATCAGCTTAAGGAGCAAGTTTCAGACAGAAGATCCTGGGTTGGATTTTGGGTGACATCACATGGGTAGGTGGACGTAATTTCTAAAAGTCAAGGAAGGTAGCTGGCCTGGAGCTTTAAATGAGTTAGAAGTTGTGCACTTGAGAAGCTGGCCTGTGGATCAGATTGAGAAGGAAGAATCCTAACATTGTTTTTTAGTatgggctgagggaggggagggctCAGATTTGGAGGAAAGACCATGGTAGGGAGGACATCTCTGATACTCCCTGCAGAAGGGAGCAGATACGGGCTAAGAGTTTGGTCTGTTTCTGTTGAAAAAGAGGCCTGGATGGATAAGGAGTTGCCCTggactccagagactgaggcatgagataTTGTAGTCACTCCACCCTTCTAACTCAGCCAGCCCTGAGGGCCACTCTTTGGGGAACAAGATAAGGCCATGAAGCAAGTGGGTCCAAAACTAGGCAGGGCTTTCTCATATCCTCCACCACAGTTAAGGGCCTCCAGCAAGCTCCCTTTACTGAATTATATGGCAGGCAGACCTGTTTGCTGAACGGACCAGTAACTGATTGATTGCTCAGCCCCATCCTGCAACTCAGTAACTTAGGGATGTAAAAACAGGTAATTGACTTAAACACTAATGAACTGTATCAATCTTAAATAACCAAGCAAGTCAGAATCTAGTTTAAAGAGAGTTCACATGTTGATAATAGCCATCTGAGACCCTAGATTCAAGTTGTCCTGAATATACACTTCAATTAGCagcagtgactttttttttttaaggaaaaaaggagCAGTTTCTGAGTTGTTTACCAATAACTTATGTTAAAGTAACGTAAGTTTTTATTGGCTATACGTTGTTCTTTATATTATAGATTACAGAAACACGAAGATAATAGGTGAGACAGCTAGTCAGGAACAAAATGTCTGTAAACAGTTGTTCTCAGGCATCGGTTCAGGGATGTGACTGACATCTCATATtcttgcctctctgagcctgataCATTTTGTGTAGGTCAGACAGCTCtgggctatttttgtttgtttgtttctcagccAATATCCTTCTAAATATGTACACATAGGCAATTGGAAATAGATGTAATCAATAATTTAAACgtagtaaaatatttattgttagaATGTTAATTTACCTGTAACTCTGCTTATAGTACAAATCTTTTTATATATCACATTTCCTTAAATCATTAAGAagtgggggctgggcacagtgtctcacacctgtaatcccagcactttgggaaacgaaggcgggcagatcacgaggacaggagtttgagaccagcctggccaacatgatgaaaccccgtctctactaaaaatacaaaaattacccgggcgtggtggtgggagcctataatcccagctgctcgggaggctgaggcaggagaatcgtttgaacctgggaggcggaccagtgagccgagattgtgtcattgcactgtagcctgggcaacagggcaaggccctgtctcaagaaaaaaaaaaaaagtgggaaaaatacTCAAATTTTTGAAACCCTTCTACTTCATTTGTGCTGAAAACATGTACAAAACCATTAATCCTATAGAAAGTAATGCTTATACATAGTGTGTACTACTTATGCTTCTTGTCAGTATGAGCCCTATGAAGTGGGAACCcttttaatctccattttacacataagggcactgaggtttagagaggttCAGTCCTTGTCCAAAGACACAGAGCTGCTAAGAGGCAGCACTGAACTTAGGACTTGCTGTAACTTCAGATTACTTTGCTCCAGTACAGGGCAGAGATGGTTGTACAGGTCAGCCTGTAGGATGCTGCAATACTGTCCTGATACTCATGGCTTGCCTCTTCCTTGTTACAGGCCAAAATAATGAGGGTTGTGATCAACTgagtataccactggaggctatgtgagtaaacagcaaactgtttctCATGAAAGCAGGatgttggcaaactgacaaactgcgTCTGCCCCCCAGAAGGAATGCTGAAGGTAGTCACAACCCAGGCACAAGTGAATTTCTTGTGATTAGGCATAATTGAAGCCTGTTAACAATGTGAACTTGTGATCAATTAAGCGGCTGACCAGTCgttacctcctcctccttttcattCTATCCAATAAATGCGGAGGGCTGTGGAAGCTCAGgggctgcctttgctcactagaagcagggagctcTCTTCTTCCTCGGTTCGCCttctttaaaacagtttcttttgtcttaagttttcatttctacattCGTCCCCCTTCATTCAGTCTCGTAATGATTGTCTCAAGTAGTAACTGTACAAGTCTGTCACATCTTCCCACAGGGTCCATGGCAGTGGCAGCAATGCATAAGGACCCTGCACAGGTAAGTCAATGGTTTCTCAGGCtctctcccccagtcccccaccacTTATCTCTCCAATATTTTAGGCATGCTGATATAGGGAAAGGTGGTGTCCTGAAACTTCATGTTTTTCCCTTCCTTGGGTCTGAAGACTGTGGTTCCACCACAACCAGGGGTCAGAACTCAGCCCCTGGTTATAGAGTGGTCCTGGTTCCGACAACTAATGGTCTAAGATGTGGCAGGGCATTCAGGCACAGGATATAGAAAGTTCAAATGCTTACTGGTGAGACTTAGCTGGGATGTTTAGTGAACTGAAAATTCATGTTCCATCTGGTCGTGATAGAGTATGGCAGCAGGGTAGGAGGTTGGGGCATGCAGGGATCAGCATGGAACGGCAGTCTAAGGCTCTGGGCTTTTCATCTGAGGGTGATGGTAACTGGGGAAAGTTTGAGCAGGGGGAAAAAGAGGTGACCTGACCCAGATTTTAGTGGCTCCCTCTGCCTGCAGAATGGAAGACCATGTGGGGGTGAGGATGGAGCCACAGATACCTGGGTGATTGGTCCAGCAACAGTCCAGGTGGAGGTTGTTGGTGACTGAACGAGAGTGGcggtggtggaggtgggaggagtgggggGCTTCTGTATGTGTTTGATCTAGAGCTGCCTGTATTTTATAATGTAGAGAGCAAGGAAGCTTGGGAGCTGAGATGGCAGAGGGGGTCAGGAATGGCCCCACAGTTTTGGCCTTGTTTGGAAGGATGGATGTTCCAGCAACTAAGATGTAGTAAGTTCTGTAGTAGGGGGAGTGTTTATGTAGTAGAGCATATGAGGAACCAAGTTTTGGCCAAGTAAAAAATGTTccagtggccaggcatggtggtggatcacacctgtaatcccagcacttagggaggcagaggtggaagatcgcttgaggtcagcctgggcaacatagggagaccctgtctctacaaataataataaatagctgggtgtggtggcgtctgtctgtggtctcagctaatcggcatgctgaggcaggagggtcacctgagcctgggaagtaaaGGCTGcgatgagccatgattgtgccctgcactccagcctgagcaacagagtaagaccctgtcttcaaaaaaccaagccaaaacaaaaacaaaaatacacaaaaaatgttTCAGAGACTTTGAGTGGAGGTGTCAGGCTGGCAGTTGTACACACAGGAATGGAGTTCAGTGGAGGTGTTCAGGATGGAGACATCCACTACATGATAGCTGAACTGTTGTGAAACTAGGTCAGACTTAGGAAGCAATGGTGTtagtgggaaggaaggagaaggaacagACTGAGGACTGGGTGTCTCCATTGGGCACCTGGATGGTGTTGGTGGGTATCACAAAGACAGATGAGAGTGGATCGACTGAAGGTATgcgtgtatgtttgtgtgttatGTTGGGGGCGGCCTGTGGAGTATAAGGAAGGGCTTTTGAGGGGAGAGTCATGAGGTGGATGGTGAGGCATCTCCACAAACTCACCAGGGTTTTGTGGCAAGTCTTGCTTGGACCTGGGTAGTTTCATGCAAACTGTGAGACTACTTTAGGGGAAGATGCGATCAGCAAGGAGCATTGCTAGGCCTGGGGTGGGGATAGCATTGGGGAGGTCAGTGTATCTGGGCTTTGGATTAGGATTACGGGGATAGAGAAGGTTGTGACTGCTTATGGGACAGCATGTACAGTGCAAAAGAGGGAGACAGCCAAGATCTGGAACTCAGAGGAGGTATACAAGAACTGTGAGGTTGTCACTTGGGTTTAGGGGGCTGAGGTTAAACCAGGAAACGGGACTGGGAAGGGAGACCTTCAGAACAGTGCTTGGTGCTGCCCCAGGCACTAGGAACGTTACATTCTGGGCAGCCCAGAGGCAAATAGGTTCTGGTGCACTGCAGGACTGCATGTACAGAATGGCATCTTGAGAGGCCATGGAAATGCTCCTGGTTGGGCCAGGGCTGCTGTTAGTATTGCAAGAGTGGAGGAGTTAGATACATGAGAGATGTACTGTCCAAAGCGAGATGTGAAGGTGAGGAGGAGCGTGAATGCATGGCCCCAGCCCTGGCAATGGGCACATAAGGGAGAAGAGTGAGTCTAAGTTTGGGTGTCTGGGAGGCAAGATCTGGAGACCCCAAGGAAACGGGGTGATAAAAGAAGGTAgggctggccaggcgcagtggctcacgtctgtaatcccagcactttgggagaccaaggtgggtagatcacgaggtcaggagtttgagaccagcctgcccaacatggtgaaaccccgtctctactgaaaatacaaaaattagccaggagtggtggcaggtgcctgtaatcccagctactcaggaggctgaggcagaattgcttgaacctgggaggttgcagtgagccactgcactccagcctgggcgacagagcgagactccctctcaaaaaaaaaagaagaaaaagaagataggCGCCCTGGGCTAGGCTTTGATGATGCTTTTGCTTTCTCCCCACCCATCTCTGAGCTGTGCTGGACTCAGCAATCAGTAGCAGTGGGGGTGAGAGAAGTGCAGATGCTACCAGGATGTGGAGTCTCTTCCTCCTTGGGAAATGGGTGGAGGCTAAGCAGGGGATGGATATGTGTGGGTATTGGGGAAGCACTGAAGATTCTGGAGAGGAAAGTGTATCAGTGATTGGCCCACtggattttaatttttggaagagtGAGTGATGACAGAGAGGCTAATggcattgaaataatttttattactttcatttcCTTAGTGCAGGGGGAATGCCATGCTGCACCAGGCCACAGGAAATGCTAGAtttggtcaggaggcagaggcatgacTGAAGGGAAAGCATACATCAGAGACCGTATTGGGGTTTTGGCAGGAAAGACATGCAAGGCGGGATGAGGAGCTTCAAACTTGGTGGTTTGCATAAGTCTGGCAGCCTTAGGGCTTAGAGATTATCCTTTATTGTGTGGTGACAGGGCTTGTGTTGATTAGGACAGGAGAAGTAATCATGTATGAGCATTAGATAGTGGTTCAGCATATGGGATCTGGATTGCAAGggaaatataaaaacattggCTGTTAGTTTGGCCCTCCAATTCTCAGATTTTAAGTAGATAAATACAGATCTAAGGAAACACAGAAGAAGAAGTTGTTCACAGACTGAAGTGTCATAATTTTGGCAGGAGTGTATGGTCTTTGAGGATGTGGCCATATATTTCTCCCGGGAGGAATGGGGGATCCTTAATGATGCTCAGAGACACCTGCACAGCAATGTGATGTTGGAGAACTTTGCACTTTTGTCATCAGTAGGTAAGGCCTTCATACCTACTCTGGTGTCTTGTGCTGGGTGCtgtttttttgctcttttccATGACAACTCTGTGTTTCTCACACCAGATTGTGGGTGCTATGTCCTGTCCTCTCCTGGTTTCCTGGCAAATGTGATGAGGCAGCCAGAGCTGGGCTGTATATACTGTACTACCTCCCCTTAGGCAGCCCCAGCTTCTGTTGCTCTGAAACTTTACACGATAAGGCTCAGAAGTCAGAAatcttgagggttttttttgtttttgtttttgtttttgtttttgagacggagtttcactcttgttgcccaggctgaagtgcaatggcatgatctcggctcaccacaacctctgcctcccaagttcaagcgattctcctgcctcagcctcccgagtagctgggattacaggcatgcgccaccacgcccggctaattttgtatttttagtagagacggggtttctccatgttggtcaggctggtctcgaactccctacctcaggtgatccgcccgcctcggcctcccaaagttctgggattacaggcgtgagccatcacgcccagcccagGTTTCTTTAAGATACCCTAATGGTGGTGCCTGTCCCTGATTTGATTACTCTGTCCAGATGCATGAAACCTCCATCCAAGGGTTTCCCTGTTCCCCTTGCTGACATACTTGGAGACAGTGTCTGTGCTAGGAATTTCAGGTACCTCCCTGGTCACCACTTGTGAGGATTGTGAAGTTATTTCTGCAGGACTCTGCTGTATGTTCTGGTAACTTTAGAATGCAGCGTGTCCTGCATTTATTGCTCTGTGTACATGCTGcccctccctttccctgcctTTCCCCTAGCTTGATTTATGCCGCAGCTAGATAGTTGCTCACCTTGAGCAAGGGGGAGGTCTCTGGGTGCCTGGCGGAGTGGATAGTCCTCTATTAATGGCAAGAGACACTCAGAAGGACTTGGCCCTGGTGGGTGAAAGCTGGGAAAGGATGTGATATCAGGGCTAGGTTCAGATCACATTGAGAACTTCCTTGTGACCACTATTGTTTGATGCAGGGCCACCGGCCACCCCtcactcttcttttccttccctgttGTTATTTTTACTCTGACTTCCAACCCCTGGCTTCCACCTCTGACCCCTCCTATCCAGCCTGCATCTCTCCACCATTCTCTGCCACCACTCCCTTTGCAGTGCTGTCTAATGTATGACCTGTACTTTAGGTGTTGTGAGGTCTGCATGTATCCTTCAGTAGTCCATGAATACTCGCTCTCACACAATCAGATCTCTCTGGATCTGGACACAACAGTCATGGCCCGTTGAAAGCCATTTGTAGAGAAGCGAGTTGGAGACCCCGCCTGCCCTCCCTGCTTGGTACTTCTCCCTTGTGTCTTTACCACCAGGGTTCCCCCACTACACACACTTGACAGGCCCACCTCGGAACAGTGGGCCTTCTTCTCACTGGCCTTATTTCCTTGCCTGTGACCAATCCTGTGCCCTCATTTGTGGGTGTGTCTCACGGACATTTGTGATGGGGCTGCCTCCTCCCTCCAGAGTTCACATGCACTTCACCAGCATTTCTGTTCTTATAGGTTGTTGGCATGGAGCCAAGGATGAGGAGGTACTTTCCAAGCAATGTGTTTCTGTAAGAGTGTTACAGGTCACAGCTCCAAAGCCAGCTTTGCCCACCCTGAAGGCCCAGCCCTGCAAGACATGTAGCTCACTTCTGAAGGATGTTCTGCACCTGGCTGAGCACGACGGAACACACCCCGAGCAAGGGCTGGACACATGTGCAGCAGAGCATGACCTGCAGCAAAAGGAGCAGGCTAGAGAGAAGCTCACCAGAAGTGATGAGTGGAGGCCTTCATTTGTGAACTGCAGTGCTCACGGGGGAGAGAGGAACTTCACATGCACACAGGGTGGCAGGGATTTTACTGCCAGCTCAGACCTTCTCCAGCAACATGTCTTGAACAGTGGGCGGAAGCTATACGGGGATACTCAGGATGGGGAAAACTTTCAAGGTAAACAGAATGATTTCAACTCCAGCCAAGGTGGGAAAGACTTTTGCCACCAACACAGGCTGTTTGAGCACCAAAAAACCCATAATGGGGAGAGGCCTTATGAGTTCAGTGAATGTGAGGAATTGTTTAGGTACAACTCCAACCTTATTAAATATCAGCAAAATCATGCTGGAGAAAGGCCTTATGAGGGCACTGAATATGGAAAGACCTTTATTAGAAAGTCCAACCTAGTTCAGCGCCAGAAAATTCACACTGAAGGCTTTCTTTCAAAAAGGTCTGACCCCATTGAACATCAGGAGATTCGCAGTAGACCAACACCTTATGAATGCACCCAATGTGGGAAGGCTTTCCTTACACAGGCTCATCTGGTTGGTCACCAGAAAATCCATACTGGAGAACAGCCCTACGAATGCAACAAGTGTGGGAAATTTTTTATGTATAACTCTAAACTCATTAGACATCAGAAAGTTCACACTGGGGAGAGGCATTACGAGTGTAGCAAATGTGGGAAATTGTTTATGGACAGCTCCACACTTGGTAGACATCAGAGAGTTCATACAGGAGAAAGGCCTTTTGAATGCAGCATATGTGGAAAATTCTTTAGTCACCGCTCCACACTCAATATGCATCAGAGAGTTCATACTGGCAAAAAGCCTTATaagtgtaatgaatgtgggaaagcctttagcCTCAAACATAATGTTGTTCAGCACCTGAAAATTCACACTGGAGAACGGCCTTATGAGTGCACTCAATGTGGGAAGGCCTTTGTTAGAAAGTCCCACCTAGTTCAGCACCAGAAAATCCACACTGAAGCATTTTCAAAAAGGTATGACCTCATTCAACACGAGAGGATTGACATCAGGCCAAGGCCTTATGGGTGTAgtgaatgtgggaaggccttccTTACACAGGCTTATCTTGATGGTCACCAGAAAATCCATACTGGAGAACGGCCTTATGAATGCAGCAAATGTGGGGAATTCTTTTTGGACAGCGACAAACTTGTTAttcatcagagaattcacactggagaaaagcctTATAAATGCAGCAAATGTGGGAAATTCTTTAGATATCGTTGTACACTGAATAGACATCAGAaagttcacactggagaaagaccTTACGAGTGTAGTGAATGTGGGAAATTTTTTAGAGATAGCAACAAACTCATTATTCATCAGAgagttcatactggagaaaagccTTATGAGTGCAGCAACTGTGGGAAGTTTCTTAGATACTGCTCTATATTCATTAAACATC
The sequence above is drawn from the Macaca thibetana thibetana isolate TM-01 chromosome 19, ASM2454274v1, whole genome shotgun sequence genome and encodes:
- the ZNF749 gene encoding zinc finger protein 749, whose amino-acid sequence is MVFEDVAIYFSREEWGILNDAQRHLHSNVMLENFALLSSVGCWHGAKDEEVLSKQCVSVRVLQVTAPKPALPTLKAQPCKTCSSLLKDVLHLAEHDGTHPEQGLDTCAAEHDLQQKEQAREKLTRSDEWRPSFVNCSAHGGERNFTCTQGGRDFTASSDLLQQHVLNSGRKLYGDTQDGENFQGKQNDFNSSQGGKDFCHQHRLFEHQKTHNGERPYEFSECEELFRYNSNLIKYQQNHAGERPYEGTEYGKTFIRKSNLVQRQKIHTEGFLSKRSDPIEHQEIRSRPTPYECTQCGKAFLTQAHLVGHQKIHTGEQPYECNKCGKFFMYNSKLIRHQKVHTGERHYECSKCGKLFMDSSTLGRHQRVHTGERPFECSICGKFFSHRSTLNMHQRVHTGKKPYKCNECGKAFSLKHNVVQHLKIHTGERPYECTQCGKAFVRKSHLVQHQKIHTEAFSKRYDLIQHERIDIRPRPYGCSECGKAFLTQAYLDGHQKIHTGERPYECSKCGEFFLDSDKLVIHQRIHTGEKPYKCSKCGKFFRYRCTLNRHQKVHTGERPYECSECGKFFRDSNKLIIHQRVHTGEKPYECSNCGKFLRYCSIFIKHLKVCNGEKPHECNKCGELFRIKSSLITHQQSHTGESPFKLRECGKDFSNKCNNGQCQKIHTGERSHECGECSKVFKYNSSLIKHQRIHTGERA